In Phycisphaerales bacterium, the following proteins share a genomic window:
- a CDS encoding flagellar biosynthetic protein FliO — protein sequence MNRPPHCLRLLLGLVVGLSALLQPAPTLADPVTAPPLIESRDDAPSAPALPPRTSRSGSRDQTSARFPLQVPGGTWRTIGALAGVIGLILLLRSAMLRLGGSPLGRAKAPAGVVEVLGRFPLARGQTLLLLKVDRRILLVAQTPQGLSTLSEITDAEQVASLIGRIRNDRGDSFSRQFERLITPVRDEADAGEPSPTVIDLTRSRRVAAARRVASMLADGGRA from the coding sequence TGCTCCAACCAGCGCCGACGCTGGCGGATCCCGTCACCGCACCTCCCCTGATTGAATCTCGCGACGATGCGCCCAGCGCCCCCGCACTCCCGCCGCGCACGTCCCGCTCAGGCTCGCGCGACCAGACCTCAGCCCGCTTTCCGCTGCAGGTTCCCGGAGGCACGTGGCGGACGATCGGCGCCCTGGCTGGCGTGATCGGCCTGATCCTCCTGCTGCGATCTGCAATGCTGCGGCTGGGCGGCAGCCCGCTCGGGCGAGCCAAGGCGCCAGCCGGAGTCGTCGAAGTGCTCGGCCGGTTTCCACTGGCGCGCGGCCAGACACTGCTACTCCTTAAAGTAGACCGGCGCATCCTGCTCGTCGCCCAGACGCCCCAAGGCCTCTCCACGCTCTCTGAGATCACGGATGCAGAGCAGGTTGCCTCGCTCATCGGACGCATTCGCAACGACCGCGGCGACTCCTTCTCGCGCCAGTTCGAGCGGCTCATCACGCCGGTGCGGGACGAGGCCGATGCGGGTGAACCGTCACCCACCGTCATCGACCTGACTCGGTCGCGCCGGGTCGCGGCGGCCCGGCGCGTGGCCAGTATGCTCGCGGATGGAGGCCGCGCGTGA
- the fliP gene encoding flagellar type III secretion system pore protein FliP (The bacterial flagellar biogenesis protein FliP forms a type III secretion system (T3SS)-type pore required for flagellar assembly.): MLALLATVLFAAGPALAQDAAPAASITDLNPVGALESASEAIPGFEGGLSGALNVLILLTVLTIAPSILMMCTCFTRFVVVLSLVRQAIGTATLPPSQIIVGLSVFMTILVMEPTFTRMYNEAYLPYKQGDPDVQSQIDVWNRAKDPLRDFMFAQIEAAENWDGVYMILDYRGVDTSKPEELTYDDVDMLTLVPAFILSELKVSFLIGFRIYLPFLIIDMVVSSLLISMGMLMLPPVLISLPFKLLLFVLVDGWTLMLGNLLHGTVAHTETYSALLPALQHALAAGGFA; encoded by the coding sequence ATGCTTGCACTGCTGGCGACGGTTCTGTTCGCGGCCGGCCCGGCGCTGGCGCAGGACGCCGCCCCGGCCGCCTCGATCACCGACCTGAACCCGGTCGGTGCGCTGGAAAGCGCATCAGAAGCCATTCCCGGATTCGAAGGCGGACTCAGCGGCGCGCTCAACGTGCTCATCCTGCTCACGGTGCTCACCATCGCGCCGTCGATCCTGATGATGTGCACGTGCTTCACCCGATTCGTCGTCGTGCTCAGCCTCGTGCGCCAGGCGATCGGCACCGCGACGCTGCCGCCCAGCCAGATCATCGTCGGGCTGAGCGTGTTCATGACGATTCTGGTCATGGAGCCCACGTTCACGCGCATGTACAACGAGGCCTACCTGCCCTACAAGCAGGGTGATCCCGACGTTCAAAGCCAGATCGACGTGTGGAACCGCGCCAAGGACCCGCTGCGCGATTTCATGTTCGCCCAGATCGAAGCCGCCGAAAACTGGGATGGCGTGTACATGATCCTCGACTACCGCGGCGTAGACACGTCGAAACCCGAGGAACTCACTTACGACGACGTAGACATGCTCACGCTCGTGCCGGCATTCATTCTCAGCGAATTGAAGGTCTCATTCCTCATCGGATTTCGCATCTACCTGCCGTTTCTCATCATCGACATGGTCGTGTCGAGCCTGCTGATCTCGATGGGCATGCTCATGCTGCCGCCGGTGCTGATCTCTCTACCGTTCAAACTGCTCCTGTTCGTGCTCGTGGACGGCTGGACGCTCATGCTGGGCAACCTGCTGCACGGAACGGTGGCGCACACGGAAACCTACTCCGCGCTGCTCCCGGCTCTGCAGCATGCGCTGGCGGCCGGCGGGTTCGCGTGA
- the fliQ gene encoding flagellar type III secretion system protein FliQ → MVREALSQALLLAAPILLAGLVIGLIVSIFQTVTQVQEQTLSFVPKIAGMILVGIAIIPWIINVMIDYATAMFTGN, encoded by the coding sequence CTGGTGCGTGAAGCGCTCTCGCAGGCGCTGCTCCTGGCCGCGCCGATCCTGCTGGCCGGTCTGGTCATCGGCCTGATCGTCTCGATCTTCCAGACCGTGACGCAGGTGCAGGAACAGACGCTGAGTTTCGTTCCCAAGATCGCGGGCATGATCCTCGTCGGCATCGCGATCATCCCGTGGATCATCAACGTGATGATCGACTACGCCACCGCCATGTTCACCGGAAACTGA
- a CDS encoding flagellar biosynthetic protein FliR, protein MDLRPLLPHIGPLLIVLSRVTGLFVFAPVLSSSMIPMRIKALLALAITAAAYPVLYPAIGAQSPIPLPVSLLELGPMIAFELLVGVAIGFLASLPMLSTELGGLIVGQQLGLGFARVYNPAMESDADVIGQMLFYMALCVFIGLGGLEIIFSMLLNTFGRIPPGEFRITEDFVALIAALLTSAFELAVRIAAPVLCLIFLESFALGFMNKTAPAFNILSLGFPIRIILGTIALIASLGAINEGVLDQTGDMLNAMADFFRVTH, encoded by the coding sequence ATGGATCTTCGTCCCCTCCTTCCCCACATCGGCCCGCTGCTGATCGTCCTCAGCCGCGTGACGGGTCTGTTCGTCTTCGCGCCGGTGCTGAGCAGTTCGATGATTCCCATGCGCATCAAGGCGCTGCTGGCCCTGGCGATCACCGCCGCGGCGTACCCGGTGCTCTATCCGGCGATTGGCGCGCAGAGTCCGATCCCGCTACCGGTTTCGCTGCTCGAACTGGGGCCAATGATCGCGTTCGAACTGCTCGTGGGTGTGGCCATCGGCTTTCTTGCCTCGCTGCCGATGCTGTCCACCGAACTGGGCGGCCTGATCGTCGGTCAGCAGCTCGGCCTGGGGTTTGCCCGCGTCTACAACCCGGCGATGGAGTCGGATGCCGACGTAATCGGTCAGATGCTGTTCTACATGGCGCTGTGCGTCTTTATCGGCCTCGGCGGACTCGAGATCATCTTCTCGATGCTGCTCAACACGTTCGGCCGCATCCCGCCCGGCGAGTTCCGCATCACGGAAGACTTCGTGGCGCTGATCGCGGCGCTGCTGACCAGCGCGTTCGAGCTGGCGGTCCGCATCGCGGCGCCCGTGCTCTGCCTCATCTTTCTCGAGTCGTTCGCGCTTGGCTTCATGAACAAGACCGCGCCGGCGTTCAACATTCTCTCTCTCGGCTTTCCGATTCGCATCATCCTCGGAACGATCGCGCTGATCGCGTCGCTCGGAGCCATCAACGAGGGTGTGCTCGACCAGACCGGCGACATGCTCAACGCGATGGCGGATTTCTTCAGAGTCACTCATTGA
- the flhB gene encoding flagellar biosynthesis protein FlhB, with amino-acid sequence MAEQDLGEKTEAASPRRRREAREDGSIARSMDLTAAICLFGAVILLLWLTPLMMRDLTIYLREVLEDSSKDVGTHGYAGGDELERGLKILVAAAGPFVGLMFIVGYLAAVWQVGWLFTAKPLRPRFSKLDPIAGFKKFFSAQAAGRAGMSFGKVLLILAVSVAFIARRWTDVLMLPRFEFAQAAAKSGWYLVELLLWLAAVLIILGILDYAFQKWQWERQNRMTKHEVKEEMRMTMGDPMVKQRQRSFARKILSQRLNQTVPKADVVVTNPEHISIALKWDPQTMNAPKVLAKGTDYIALRIRQIAIANRVPIVERKPLARAMYPVVQVGQEIPSNFFQAVAEVLAYVYRLNRKQKAG; translated from the coding sequence ATGGCCGAACAGGACCTCGGCGAAAAAACCGAAGCCGCCAGCCCGCGCCGCAGGCGCGAAGCCAGGGAAGACGGCAGCATCGCGCGGTCTATGGATCTCACCGCGGCGATCTGCCTCTTCGGGGCCGTCATTCTTCTGCTCTGGCTCACTCCGCTGATGATGCGCGATCTGACGATCTACCTGCGCGAAGTGCTTGAGGACAGCTCAAAAGACGTAGGCACGCACGGCTATGCGGGCGGGGATGAACTGGAGCGGGGCCTGAAGATCCTCGTCGCCGCGGCCGGACCGTTCGTCGGTCTCATGTTCATCGTCGGCTATCTCGCGGCGGTGTGGCAGGTCGGCTGGCTGTTCACCGCCAAGCCGCTGCGGCCGAGGTTCTCCAAACTCGATCCGATCGCCGGCTTCAAGAAATTTTTCAGCGCCCAGGCCGCCGGGCGGGCCGGCATGAGTTTCGGCAAGGTGCTGCTCATCCTCGCCGTCTCCGTCGCTTTCATCGCGCGGCGCTGGACGGATGTGCTCATGCTGCCGCGCTTCGAATTCGCGCAGGCGGCCGCCAAGTCAGGATGGTATCTCGTTGAACTGCTGCTTTGGCTGGCTGCGGTCCTCATCATTCTGGGCATCCTCGACTATGCCTTTCAGAAGTGGCAGTGGGAGCGGCAGAATCGCATGACCAAGCACGAAGTCAAGGAAGAAATGCGCATGACCATGGGCGATCCAATGGTCAAACAGAGGCAGCGATCGTTCGCTCGCAAGATCCTCAGCCAGCGCCTGAACCAGACCGTGCCCAAGGCTGACGTCGTCGTCACCAACCCCGAACACATTTCCATCGCGCTCAAGTGGGATCCGCAGACCATGAATGCGCCCAAAGTGCTGGCCAAGGGCACCGACTACATCGCCCTGCGCATCCGACAGATCGCCATCGCCAATCGCGTGCCGATCGTGGAGCGCAAGCCGCTGGCGCGCGCCATGTACCCCGTTGTGCAGGTCGGACAGGAAATCCCATCCAACTTTTTCCAGGCGGTCGCGGAAGTGCTCGCCTACGTGTACCGGCTCAACCGGAAACAGAAGGCGGGCTGA
- the flhA gene encoding flagellar biosynthesis protein FlhA — protein MADRALGNPALRFSGSAARWKTLAVPMLFICMMVVLVVPLPPAMLDVLIAANISGAAVILLTVVYMERPLDFSVFPALLLGTTLYRLCLNVATTRLILSADVNSPAEAEGVAGEVIRAFGRFVAGDSPIVGTVIFCILVIVQFVVITKGSTRISEVAARFTLDAMPGKQMAIDADLTAGLITESEARERRETIMREADFYGAMDGASKFVRGDAIAGIIITLINVLGGFAVGAISKGWSIRESLAVFTKLTIGDGLVSQIPAFIIAIAAGLIVARSGAKQDLGTDLTNQLTSKPRALYITSGFLVLMSLTGLPLIPMLSCAAAIAGMGYVVSRGVEAVRAERLASEASESAKSKPEAPSPDDLLKVDLLELEVGYGLVRLVNESEGGNLLERISMVRRQLAAELGLILPPVRIRDNSQLETTSYRIKIRSAQVADGQTYPGSWLAMDSGVAQGPIDGEPTKEPAFGLDAWWIPEHLRARAEAQGYTVVDATSVLITHFTETVKRYADELLTREEVNNLLSTLKQRAPKLAEEIVPDKVKPGELQKVLQALLRERLPIRDLETILETLGDWIGHTRDTDVLVEYVRNGLRRTIAAQYTTADEQGRPRLYCITIDPRLEDLIASFVERSDVGTTITMPPSVSNRIVQSLDASLKSLIHAGRPPVILTSPQVRGPLRRIIEPHLPQAAVLGFNEVPQGLEVESLALVQPPEVKQAKSAPAA, from the coding sequence ATGGCTGACAGGGCCCTGGGCAATCCGGCATTGCGATTCAGCGGCAGCGCAGCGCGCTGGAAAACGCTGGCGGTACCCATGCTGTTCATCTGCATGATGGTCGTGCTCGTCGTGCCGCTGCCGCCGGCAATGCTCGACGTGCTCATCGCGGCCAACATCAGCGGCGCGGCGGTGATCCTGCTCACCGTCGTCTACATGGAGCGGCCGCTCGATTTCTCCGTCTTCCCGGCCCTGCTGCTGGGCACCACGCTCTATCGCCTGTGTCTCAACGTCGCCACCACGAGACTGATCCTCTCGGCGGATGTCAATTCACCGGCCGAGGCCGAGGGCGTCGCCGGCGAGGTCATCCGCGCCTTCGGCCGCTTCGTTGCCGGCGACTCGCCCATCGTCGGCACGGTCATCTTCTGCATCCTCGTCATCGTGCAGTTCGTCGTCATCACCAAGGGCTCGACGCGCATCTCCGAAGTCGCGGCCCGCTTCACCCTCGACGCGATGCCCGGCAAGCAGATGGCCATCGACGCCGACCTCACCGCCGGGCTCATCACAGAATCCGAAGCGCGCGAGCGGCGCGAGACCATCATGCGCGAAGCCGACTTCTACGGCGCCATGGACGGCGCCTCGAAGTTCGTGCGCGGCGACGCGATCGCGGGCATCATCATCACGTTGATCAACGTGCTCGGCGGCTTTGCCGTCGGCGCAATCTCCAAAGGCTGGAGCATCCGCGAAAGCCTCGCCGTGTTTACGAAACTCACCATCGGCGACGGCTTGGTCTCGCAGATTCCCGCCTTCATCATCGCCATCGCCGCCGGCCTCATCGTCGCGCGCAGCGGCGCCAAGCAGGACCTCGGCACCGATCTCACCAATCAACTCACGAGCAAGCCGCGCGCGCTCTACATCACCTCGGGCTTCCTGGTGCTGATGTCCCTCACCGGCCTGCCGCTCATCCCCATGCTCTCGTGCGCCGCGGCGATCGCGGGCATGGGCTACGTTGTTTCGCGCGGCGTCGAGGCCGTCAGAGCCGAACGGCTCGCGAGTGAAGCCAGCGAATCAGCCAAGTCCAAGCCCGAGGCGCCGTCGCCCGACGATCTGCTCAAAGTCGATCTGCTCGAACTCGAAGTGGGCTACGGGCTGGTCCGCCTGGTCAATGAATCCGAAGGCGGCAATCTGCTCGAACGCATCTCGATGGTGCGCCGCCAACTCGCCGCGGAACTCGGCCTGATCCTGCCGCCCGTTCGCATCCGCGACAACTCGCAACTCGAAACGACCTCCTACCGCATCAAGATCCGCAGCGCGCAGGTGGCGGACGGGCAGACCTACCCCGGTTCGTGGCTGGCGATGGATTCAGGCGTAGCCCAGGGGCCGATCGACGGCGAGCCGACGAAAGAGCCGGCCTTCGGCCTCGACGCGTGGTGGATTCCCGAGCACCTCCGGGCGCGGGCCGAGGCTCAGGGCTACACCGTCGTTGACGCCACCAGCGTGCTCATCACCCACTTCACCGAGACGGTCAAGCGATACGCCGACGAACTGCTCACGCGCGAGGAAGTGAACAACCTGCTCTCGACGCTCAAGCAGCGGGCGCCCAAACTCGCCGAAGAAATCGTCCCGGACAAGGTCAAACCCGGCGAACTGCAGAAGGTGCTCCAGGCCCTGCTGCGCGAACGCCTGCCGATCCGCGATCTCGAAACGATTCTCGAGACGCTTGGCGACTGGATCGGCCACACGCGCGACACGGACGTGCTCGTCGAATACGTGCGCAACGGCCTGCGGCGGACGATCGCAGCGCAGTACACGACGGCCGACGAGCAGGGCCGGCCGCGCTTGTATTGCATCACGATCGACCCGCGGCTGGAAGACCTCATCGCGTCCTTTGTTGAGCGATCCGACGTGGGCACGACCATCACGATGCCGCCGTCGGTTTCGAATCGAATTGTGCAGTCGCTCGATGCATCGCTCAAATCGCTGATCCATGCGGGGCGGCCGCCGGTCATCCTCACCTCGCCGCAGGTACGCGGCCCGTTGCGGCGGATCATCGAGCCGCACCTGCCGCAGGCGGCGGTGCTCGGGTTCAACGAAGTGCCGCAGGGGCTCGAAGTCGAATCGCTGGCGCTCGTCCAGCCGCCCGAGGTCAAACAGGCAAAGTCCGCGCCGGCCGCTTGA
- the flhF gene encoding flagellar biosynthesis protein FlhF has product MNLRTYQALSLTEALTRIKADLGEDAVVLHSRTFRRGGMLGLGGQLIYEVTASPPAPRAEVKPQSLQRAAAMRRRDLDRTVADDSARTAAMALALAEQARRRQQSATPPLPADAPSPAPPVTRFSRPGIEVELSRPLVDAADAPAAPQLPRPAPPVRRQVAPALPADQKTPGRPRQEPAPLPVARRYVLSPDAPVASPPSSSAPPPQRQLPRSNGKAPVTKAARSAEPLHSGRAETALHDELTTLKQMVGQVLQRQSGTLQPAMPEALFNEYVSLIQNEVAQEIADELCDVVRRELSEADLKNPRAVRDAFRRHLAQYVPVAPDSLLVESHDGRPLTIALVGPTGVGKTTTVAKLAAAFKLRHGKRVGLITTDTYRIAAVDQLRTYANIIGLPLKVALTPDEMAEACESLANCDVILIDTAGRSPNDGARLDEIRAFATAADPHEIHLVLSSTCSEPALMRTIERFSTVKTDRVIFTKTDEAVSLGVLINVMRKAGKELSFITTGQEVPDHIEAGSPERLAALVLGEKG; this is encoded by the coding sequence TTGAACCTTCGAACCTATCAGGCACTTTCACTCACCGAAGCACTGACGCGGATCAAGGCTGATCTCGGCGAGGACGCCGTCGTCCTCCATTCGCGCACATTCCGGCGCGGCGGCATGCTCGGGCTGGGCGGCCAACTCATCTATGAAGTCACCGCGTCTCCGCCGGCCCCGCGGGCTGAGGTGAAGCCCCAATCGCTCCAGCGCGCTGCCGCGATGCGCCGGCGCGACCTCGATCGGACCGTGGCCGATGATTCGGCTCGCACGGCGGCGATGGCCCTCGCCTTGGCCGAGCAGGCGCGCCGGCGGCAGCAGTCCGCCACGCCGCCACTTCCCGCCGATGCACCTTCGCCCGCTCCGCCAGTGACGCGCTTCTCACGGCCGGGCATCGAAGTCGAACTCAGCCGCCCGCTGGTCGATGCTGCAGACGCTCCCGCCGCGCCGCAGCTGCCAAGGCCGGCCCCTCCTGTCCGACGGCAGGTCGCGCCGGCGCTACCGGCCGACCAGAAGACGCCCGGCCGGCCGCGCCAGGAGCCCGCTCCGCTGCCCGTGGCACGGCGGTATGTGCTGTCGCCCGATGCGCCGGTGGCCTCGCCGCCCTCATCGTCCGCGCCCCCGCCACAAAGGCAACTGCCCCGATCCAACGGCAAAGCACCGGTCACCAAGGCTGCCCGCAGCGCCGAACCCCTTCACTCCGGTCGCGCGGAGACAGCGCTGCACGACGAACTCACCACACTCAAGCAGATGGTGGGCCAGGTGCTTCAACGGCAGTCGGGCACCCTCCAGCCCGCCATGCCCGAGGCCCTGTTCAATGAGTACGTCAGCCTCATCCAAAACGAAGTGGCGCAGGAGATCGCGGATGAACTCTGCGACGTCGTTCGCCGGGAACTGTCCGAGGCCGACTTGAAGAACCCTCGCGCGGTGCGCGACGCTTTCCGCCGGCACCTCGCCCAGTATGTCCCCGTGGCGCCGGATTCGCTGCTCGTGGAGTCACACGACGGCCGGCCGCTGACGATCGCCTTGGTGGGCCCAACCGGGGTGGGCAAGACGACCACCGTCGCCAAGCTGGCCGCCGCCTTCAAACTCCGCCACGGCAAGCGCGTCGGGCTGATCACGACCGACACCTACCGGATCGCTGCGGTGGACCAGCTGCGGACCTACGCCAACATCATCGGCCTGCCGCTGAAGGTCGCGCTTACTCCCGACGAGATGGCCGAAGCCTGCGAATCGCTTGCCAACTGCGACGTGATCCTCATTGACACCGCGGGTCGCTCGCCCAACGATGGTGCTCGGCTTGACGAGATCAGGGCGTTTGCCACGGCGGCAGACCCTCACGAGATCCATCTCGTCCTTTCCAGCACTTGCAGCGAACCGGCCCTCATGCGAACCATCGAACGATTCTCGACGGTCAAGACCGATCGCGTCATCTTTACAAAGACGGACGAAGCCGTGAGCCTGGGCGTCCTGATCAACGTGATGCGCAAGGCGGGCAAGGAACTCTCGTTCATCACCACCGGTCAGGAAGTTCCTGATCACATCGAGGCAGGCAGTCCGGAACGGCTCGCCGCTCTGGTGCTCGGGGAGAAGGGATAA
- a CDS encoding MinD/ParA family protein, protein MAVADQAQRLRDLVRGEAARTEADAKQQAPTASRPVRSQPPTAAPPRPAAAPCGRQDDEATPAQPRPKAHVIAVASGKGGVGKTNVAVNLAVALAQLRKKVALVDVDMGLANADVICGVKAPYNLAHLIGPQKRKLREIAVDAPGGFKLIPGANGISDMADLPAPMLDRLINHLTQIESQCDFVILDTSAGINSAVIAFAGMADTVLVVTTPEPTAVTDAYGLVKSVLKRTPLANLYLLVNQVENELQGKEVHQRIAMVARRFLQREVGFAGSIPLDRSVGASVLRRVPFCLAYPNGRASLAVGHLGAALVRRTARADELTGPGRTGFFARLGKWFAAARRPAAT, encoded by the coding sequence ATGGCGGTGGCAGATCAGGCCCAGCGGTTGCGCGACCTCGTTCGCGGCGAGGCCGCCCGCACCGAAGCAGACGCCAAGCAGCAGGCGCCGACGGCGTCGCGTCCGGTGCGCTCTCAGCCGCCGACCGCCGCGCCGCCGCGCCCGGCCGCCGCGCCGTGCGGGCGGCAGGACGATGAAGCCACGCCGGCTCAGCCGCGCCCTAAAGCCCACGTCATCGCCGTGGCCAGCGGCAAGGGCGGCGTGGGCAAGACCAACGTAGCCGTCAACCTCGCGGTCGCACTGGCGCAGCTGCGAAAGAAAGTCGCGCTGGTGGACGTGGACATGGGCCTGGCGAACGCCGACGTGATCTGCGGCGTCAAGGCGCCCTACAACCTCGCGCACCTCATCGGGCCGCAGAAGCGCAAACTCCGCGAGATCGCCGTCGATGCCCCGGGAGGCTTCAAACTCATCCCGGGCGCCAACGGCATCAGCGACATGGCGGATCTTCCGGCACCGATGCTCGATCGCCTGATCAACCACCTCACGCAGATTGAGTCGCAGTGCGATTTTGTCATCCTGGACACCAGCGCGGGCATCAATTCGGCCGTCATCGCCTTCGCGGGCATGGCCGATACCGTGCTTGTCGTCACGACGCCCGAGCCCACGGCCGTCACCGACGCGTACGGCCTGGTCAAGTCGGTGCTCAAGCGCACGCCGCTGGCGAATCTCTACCTGCTTGTGAACCAGGTTGAGAATGAACTGCAGGGCAAAGAGGTGCACCAGCGCATCGCGATGGTCGCCCGCCGCTTTCTCCAGCGCGAAGTTGGTTTTGCGGGCTCGATTCCGCTCGACCGGTCCGTGGGCGCGAGCGTACTCCGGCGCGTGCCCTTCTGTCTGGCGTATCCGAACGGGCGGGCATCGCTGGCGGTCGGGCACCTCGGCGCGGCGCTGGTTCGCCGCACGGCGAGGGCGGATGAACTCACCGGCCCGGGCCGCACCGGGTTCTTCGCGCGGCTGGGCAAGTGGTTCGCCGCGGCGCGCCGACCGGCCGCAACTTGA
- a CDS encoding FliA/WhiG family RNA polymerase sigma factor, giving the protein MPINEVWLEYKKTGSETLRNWLTEHYLHLVRYNAERQHAKLPVEVDVNDLVQAGFFGLLDAIDAFDLGYGVKFETYCAQRIRGAILDELRSMDWVPRLVRSRTSKIESARKSLKARLGRNPDHQELATHIGADEEEMKKLLKDGRAVGVVSLNRKCFETDSNKDVREIDVLEDETQANPLSETQKGDLKDLITKGLSRAERLIVVLYYYEEMTMKEIGQTLDLSESRVSQMHSSILARLRAQMLHREREFYAG; this is encoded by the coding sequence ATGCCCATCAACGAGGTCTGGCTCGAATACAAGAAGACCGGAAGCGAGACACTTCGCAACTGGCTTACCGAGCATTATCTGCACCTCGTCCGCTACAACGCCGAGCGCCAGCACGCCAAACTTCCCGTCGAGGTTGACGTCAATGATCTCGTGCAAGCCGGGTTCTTCGGCCTGCTCGACGCCATCGACGCGTTTGATCTCGGCTACGGTGTGAAGTTCGAAACCTACTGCGCCCAGCGCATCCGCGGCGCCATCCTCGACGAACTGCGGTCGATGGACTGGGTGCCGCGCCTCGTCCGCTCGCGCACGAGCAAGATCGAGTCCGCCCGCAAGTCGCTCAAGGCCCGCCTCGGGCGCAACCCCGATCACCAGGAACTGGCCACGCACATCGGCGCCGACGAAGAGGAGATGAAGAAGCTCCTCAAGGACGGCCGGGCCGTGGGCGTGGTGAGCCTGAACCGAAAGTGCTTCGAGACCGACTCAAACAAGGACGTGCGTGAAATCGACGTCCTCGAAGATGAGACTCAGGCCAATCCGCTCTCTGAAACGCAGAAGGGCGACCTCAAGGACCTCATCACCAAGGGCCTCAGCCGCGCCGAACGACTCATCGTCGTCCTCTACTACTATGAGGAGATGACGATGAAGGAGATCGGCCAGACGCTGGACCTTTCCGAGTCGCGCGTCTCGCAGATGCACTCGTCTATTCTGGCTCGCCTGCGAGCGCAGATGCTTCATCGCGAGCGCGAGTTCTACGCCGGCTGA
- a CDS encoding FliA/WhiG family RNA polymerase sigma factor gives MTVAMIRERARRTSTSADSQEQSIDSIWRRYKQTLDEPTRNWLVERYFPLVCSRAERLHARLPRAVDLSDLIQQGSFGLLDAISAFDPDHGAKFETFCIQRVNGAMVDYLRSIDDASRGARTRYRMVQEARQKFFASHGYNPTDLELLPLLHPQRKMAQRILDGSALVRCTCTSDCWRPTETDRDEEQAFTIEDASQPDALSVMQKRDIRNFITRGLSRVERLIVVLYYYEELSMKEIGHTLGLSESRVSQMHKSVLARLRAQLGHRERELVDA, from the coding sequence ATGACCGTTGCGATGATTCGCGAACGCGCCCGACGCACGTCAACGTCTGCAGATAGCCAGGAGCAGTCGATCGACTCCATCTGGCGCCGCTACAAGCAAACGCTCGACGAACCGACGCGCAACTGGCTGGTCGAGCGCTACTTCCCGCTCGTTTGCTCCCGGGCGGAGCGACTGCACGCGCGGCTGCCCCGCGCGGTCGATCTCAGCGATCTCATTCAGCAGGGATCGTTCGGGCTGCTCGACGCCATCAGCGCGTTCGACCCGGATCACGGCGCCAAGTTCGAAACCTTCTGCATCCAGCGCGTCAATGGCGCCATGGTCGACTACCTTCGATCGATCGATGATGCGTCGCGCGGAGCGCGGACGCGGTACCGGATGGTGCAGGAAGCCCGCCAGAAGTTCTTTGCCAGCCACGGCTACAACCCCACCGACCTCGAGCTGCTGCCGCTCCTCCATCCGCAGCGTAAGATGGCTCAGCGCATCCTCGATGGCAGTGCGCTCGTCAGGTGTACCTGCACGAGCGACTGCTGGCGTCCCACGGAAACCGATCGCGATGAGGAGCAGGCGTTCACGATCGAGGATGCGTCGCAGCCCGATGCACTGTCGGTCATGCAGAAGCGGGATATCCGAAACTTCATCACGCGCGGCCTGAGCCGGGTCGAGCGCCTCATCGTGGTGCTCTACTACTACGAGGAGCTGTCGATGAAGGAGATCGGCCACACGCTGGGCCTCTCCGAGTCGCGCGTGTCGCAGATGCACAAGTCCGTCCTCGCCAGGCTCCGGGCCCAACTCGGCCACCGCGAGCGCGAGTTGGTCGATGCGTGA
- the folK gene encoding 2-amino-4-hydroxy-6-hydroxymethyldihydropteridine diphosphokinase, translating to MTSPPQPATAYIALGSNLGDRRAFIESALAMLDADDRTRVIKSSPLVETAAVGGPPGQGAFLNAACELHTARSPRELLDLLLGIEAQLGRERRERWGPRTIDLDLLLYGNAVVDEPGLRIPHPRMHERQFVLEPLAIIAGEVRHPTLDLTMSELCSSSRSRSV from the coding sequence GTGACATCGCCCCCCCAACCCGCTACGGCGTACATCGCGCTGGGATCGAACCTCGGCGACCGCCGCGCGTTCATCGAGAGCGCCTTGGCAATGCTGGATGCGGACGACCGCACGAGGGTGATCAAGAGCAGTCCGCTGGTCGAAACCGCGGCGGTAGGCGGCCCGCCCGGACAGGGAGCGTTTCTCAACGCCGCATGCGAACTGCACACCGCCCGCTCGCCGCGCGAACTGCTCGACCTGCTGCTGGGCATCGAAGCGCAACTCGGGCGCGAGCGCCGAGAGCGATGGGGCCCGCGCACGATCGATCTCGACCTGCTGCTCTACGGCAACGCCGTCGTCGATGAACCCGGTCTGCGCATCCCGCACCCAAGAATGCACGAGCGGCAGTTTGTTCTTGAACCGCTTGCGATCATTGCCGGTGAGGTACGTCATCCGACTCTGGATCTCACGATGTCAGAGCTGTGCAGTTCATCCCGCTCACGGTCGGTCTGA